In Streptomyces chartreusis, the following proteins share a genomic window:
- a CDS encoding DUF2795 domain-containing protein — MQRGSDRLSVHRDDEMKHELQGLLRSGHPTRTEEWHDPEPSAEDDPQVAGGPVAPGTSAASLATVRLELARFLGRSAFPATPRDLIRELRRGYAPDALVESLERLSRTSHYANVQELAEAVTGGERETAARRRSR; from the coding sequence ATGCAGCGAGGCAGTGACCGGCTGAGCGTTCACCGCGACGACGAGATGAAGCACGAGCTCCAAGGGCTGCTGCGGTCCGGACATCCGACCCGGACCGAGGAGTGGCACGATCCGGAGCCGTCCGCCGAGGACGACCCGCAGGTCGCGGGTGGTCCGGTGGCTCCGGGGACGTCGGCGGCGTCGCTGGCGACGGTACGGCTGGAGCTCGCGCGGTTCCTCGGCCGAAGCGCCTTCCCGGCGACCCCGCGGGACCTGATCCGCGAGCTGCGCCGGGGGTACGCGCCCGACGCCCTGGTCGAGTCGTTGGAGCGGCTGTCGCGAACGTCGCACTATGCAAACGTCCAGGAGCTGGCCGAGGCCGTGACCGGCGGTGAGCGAGAGACCGCCGCCCGGCGCAGGAGCCGGTAG
- a CDS encoding type 1 glutamine amidotransferase domain-containing protein, producing the protein MRIAFLTAPEGVEQIELTDPWRAAVDAGHEPVLVSTRPGTIQAFHHLDKAEKFPVQEVVGETSAGTFGALVLPGGVANPDYLRMNRKAVAFVRDFFDRGLPVAAICHAAWTLVEADVVRGRVLTSWPSLRTDIRNAGGSWVDEQVRICDHGPNALVTSRRPDDLKAFCETFLEVFARESRAAV; encoded by the coding sequence ATGCGTATCGCTTTTCTGACCGCGCCCGAGGGCGTCGAGCAGATCGAGCTCACCGACCCTTGGCGGGCGGCGGTGGACGCGGGGCACGAGCCGGTGCTCGTGTCGACGAGGCCGGGCACGATCCAGGCGTTCCACCATCTCGACAAGGCGGAGAAGTTCCCCGTGCAGGAGGTCGTGGGCGAGACATCGGCCGGCACCTTCGGCGCGCTGGTGCTGCCGGGCGGGGTCGCCAACCCGGACTATCTGCGGATGAACCGCAAGGCCGTCGCCTTCGTACGGGACTTCTTCGACCGGGGCCTGCCGGTCGCGGCGATCTGCCACGCGGCCTGGACGCTGGTGGAGGCGGACGTCGTACGCGGGCGGGTGCTCACCTCGTGGCCGAGCCTGCGGACCGATATCCGCAACGCCGGTGGCTCCTGGGTCGACGAGCAGGTACGGATCTGCGACCACGGCCCGAACGCGCTGGTCACCAGCCGTAGGCCGGACGACCTGAAGGCGTTCTGCGAGACGTTCCTCGAAGTGTTCGCCAGGGAGTCGAGGGCGGCCGTGTAA
- a CDS encoding DUF6158 family protein yields MVEHDERGTTMTGVDPSRLDDQQLMKELENIHRTRHDTLLYGSNDALRAHNERMAQLEGEYLRRNPRRTVASGRTREGARDRAPGGATPPM; encoded by the coding sequence ATGGTTGAACACGACGAGCGGGGCACCACCATGACCGGAGTCGACCCCAGCCGGCTGGACGACCAACAGCTCATGAAGGAGCTGGAGAACATCCACCGGACGCGCCACGACACGCTGCTGTACGGCTCGAACGACGCGCTTCGGGCCCACAACGAACGGATGGCGCAGCTGGAGGGCGAGTATCTGCGCCGCAACCCACGCCGCACGGTGGCCTCGGGCCGCACCCGCGAGGGCGCCCGCGACCGGGCGCCGGGCGGGGCGACGCCGCCGATGTGA
- a CDS encoding ABC-F family ATP-binding cassette domain-containing protein — protein MGHLEAAHLEYYLPDGRALLGDVSFRVGEGAIVALVGPNGAGKTTLLRLISGELKPHGGTVTVSGGLGVMRQFVGSVRDETTVRDLLVSVAPPRIRAAAQAVDAAEHAIMTVDDEAAQLKYAQALSDWAEVRGYEAETLWDMCTTAALGVPYDKAQWRQVRTLSGGEQKRLVLEALLRGTDEVLLLDEPDNYLDVPGKRWLEERLKETRKTVLFVSHDRELLARAAEKIVSVEPSPAGADAWVHGGGFGTYHEARRARFARFEELRKRWDEKHAQLKKLVLTLRQAAENSPDMASRYRAAQTRLRKFEEAGPPPEPPREQDIRMRLKGGRTGVRAVTCESLELTNLMKPFSLEVFYGERVAVLGSNGSGKSHFLRLLAGDDVAHTGQWKLGARVVPGHFAQTHAHPELLGRTLLDILWKEHAQDRGAAMSRLRRYELTQQAEQTFDRLSGGQQARFQILLLELQGVTALLLDEPTDNLDLESAEALQEGLEAFEGTVLSVTHDRWFARSFDRYLVFGSDGRVRETAEPVWDERRVERVR, from the coding sequence ATGGGACATCTGGAAGCCGCGCACCTCGAGTACTACCTCCCCGACGGGAGGGCGTTGCTCGGCGACGTGTCCTTCCGCGTGGGGGAGGGCGCCATCGTGGCGCTGGTCGGACCCAACGGCGCCGGCAAGACGACCCTGCTGCGACTGATCTCCGGGGAACTGAAACCGCACGGCGGCACCGTCACCGTCAGCGGCGGTCTCGGGGTGATGCGCCAGTTCGTGGGATCCGTACGGGACGAGACGACCGTGCGCGATCTGCTGGTGTCGGTCGCGCCGCCCCGGATCCGCGCGGCCGCGCAGGCCGTCGACGCCGCCGAGCACGCCATCATGACCGTCGACGACGAGGCCGCCCAGCTGAAGTACGCGCAGGCCCTCTCCGACTGGGCCGAGGTGCGCGGGTACGAGGCCGAGACGCTGTGGGACATGTGCACCACGGCCGCGCTCGGCGTGCCGTACGACAAGGCGCAGTGGCGGCAGGTGCGCACCCTGTCCGGTGGTGAGCAGAAGCGCCTGGTGCTGGAGGCGCTGCTGCGCGGCACCGACGAGGTGCTGCTGCTAGACGAGCCCGACAACTACCTCGACGTGCCCGGCAAGCGATGGCTGGAGGAGCGGCTGAAGGAGACCCGCAAGACGGTCCTCTTCGTCTCCCACGACCGGGAGCTGCTGGCCCGCGCGGCCGAGAAGATCGTGTCGGTGGAGCCCTCGCCGGCCGGGGCGGACGCCTGGGTGCACGGCGGCGGCTTCGGCACCTATCACGAGGCCCGCCGTGCCCGGTTCGCCCGCTTCGAGGAGCTGCGCAAACGCTGGGACGAGAAGCACGCGCAGCTGAAGAAGCTCGTACTGACACTTCGTCAGGCGGCTGAGAACAGCCCGGACATGGCCTCCCGCTACCGGGCCGCCCAGACCCGGCTGCGCAAGTTCGAGGAGGCGGGACCGCCGCCGGAGCCGCCGCGCGAGCAGGACATCCGGATGCGGCTGAAGGGCGGCCGCACCGGCGTGCGGGCCGTCACCTGCGAGAGCCTCGAGCTCACGAACCTGATGAAGCCGTTCTCGCTGGAGGTCTTCTACGGCGAGCGGGTCGCCGTCCTCGGCTCCAACGGCTCCGGCAAGTCGCACTTCCTGCGGCTGCTGGCCGGCGACGACGTGGCGCACACCGGGCAGTGGAAGCTCGGCGCGCGGGTCGTGCCCGGGCACTTCGCCCAGACCCACGCGCACCCCGAGCTGCTCGGCCGGACCCTCCTGGACATCCTGTGGAAGGAGCACGCGCAGGACCGGGGCGCCGCGATGTCCCGTCTGCGCCGCTACGAGCTGACCCAGCAGGCCGAGCAGACGTTCGACCGTCTGTCCGGCGGCCAGCAGGCCCGCTTCCAGATCCTCCTGCTGGAGCTGCAGGGAGTGACGGCCCTGCTCCTCGACGAGCCCACCGACAACCTCGACCTGGAGTCCGCCGAGGCGCTCCAGGAGGGGCTGGAGGCATTCGAGGGCACGGTACTTTCGGTCACCCACGACCGCTGGTTCGCCCGCTCCTTCGACCGCTACCTGGTCTTCGGCAGCGACGGACGGGTACGGGAGACGGCGGAGCCGGTGTGGGACGAGCGGAGGGTCGAGCGGGTTCGGTAA
- a CDS encoding histidine phosphatase family protein yields MRLLLVRHGQTPTNVDYLLDTAVPGPGLTELGERQAAALPAALTGEDIEAIYASTLVRTQLTAAPLAAARGLDVIVRAGIREVFAGDLEMLPGDTEAGHVYMRTVFAWAAGDTELRMPGGESGAEALARYDAVVAEAAGSGAGTVALVSHGAAIRMWAAARVANVDVAFAGAHPLDNTGVVVLEGSPEDGWKALSWAGAVVASTGESGPAGQAVEEDLP; encoded by the coding sequence ATGCGCCTGCTGCTCGTCCGCCACGGCCAGACCCCGACCAATGTGGACTACCTCCTCGACACCGCCGTCCCCGGCCCCGGTCTCACCGAGCTCGGCGAACGGCAGGCCGCCGCGCTGCCCGCCGCCCTGACCGGCGAGGACATCGAGGCGATCTACGCATCCACCCTCGTCCGCACCCAGCTCACCGCCGCCCCGCTGGCCGCCGCCCGCGGCCTGGACGTGATCGTCCGCGCCGGCATCCGCGAGGTGTTCGCCGGCGACCTGGAGATGCTGCCGGGCGACACCGAGGCCGGGCATGTCTACATGCGGACGGTGTTCGCCTGGGCGGCGGGCGACACGGAGCTGCGCATGCCGGGCGGCGAGAGCGGTGCGGAGGCACTCGCGCGCTACGACGCGGTGGTCGCCGAGGCCGCCGGCAGCGGGGCCGGGACGGTCGCCCTGGTCAGCCACGGCGCCGCGATCCGCATGTGGGCGGCGGCCCGGGTGGCCAATGTCGACGTCGCCTTCGCGGGAGCGCATCCGCTCGACAACACCGGCGTGGTGGTCCTGGAGGGTTCACCCGAGGACGGGTGGAAGGCGTTGTCGTGGGCGGGCGCGGTCGTGGCGTCGACGGGGGAGAGCGGACCGGCCGGGCAGGCCGTGGAGGAGGACCTGCCGTAG
- a CDS encoding bifunctional phosphatase PAP2/diacylglycerol kinase family protein, producing MSPDVDLTVLKPGRHALRDRFLSLDSRLFEFAAEQHWPYAERILPRLSRSANHGLLWFAAGAVIAASRTPRARRAAVRGLASLSLASLTINTVGKRSVRRTRPTLDPVPLVRQLKRQPITTSFPSGHAASAAAFATGVALESPAWGLAVAPIAWSVALSRVYTGVHFPSDVLAGAALGAGAAFAVRGMVPTRVRQVPPARPRTDVPALTEGDGLIVVANRAAGTSDRVHALLDLLPRAELVECEPADIAAELDKAAGRAQVLGVCGGDGTVNAAAEVALRHDLPLAVLPGGTLNHFALDLGVESERDVGRAVQRGEAVRVDVGRFRCGAQEGLFLNTCSLGVYPELVRERDRFAPRIGDWPAGVVAALRVLRRDRHPLQAEVAGSSHPLWLLFAGNGTYHRLGLAPARRLNLADGVLDVRVVHGGRRPALRLLAAAVAGPLTRSPAHAAVQVGRLRLTGVTPGALLAYDGEVTEVGGEVTLEKLPEALTVYRPLIGS from the coding sequence ATGAGCCCAGACGTCGACCTCACCGTCCTCAAGCCCGGCCGGCACGCCCTGCGCGACCGGTTCCTCTCCCTCGACTCGCGGCTGTTCGAGTTCGCCGCCGAGCAGCACTGGCCGTACGCCGAGCGGATCCTGCCGCGGCTGAGCCGGAGCGCGAACCACGGGCTGCTGTGGTTCGCGGCGGGTGCCGTCATCGCCGCCAGCCGTACGCCACGGGCCCGCCGGGCCGCGGTGCGGGGCCTGGCCTCGCTGAGCCTCGCCTCGCTGACCATCAACACCGTCGGCAAGCGGTCGGTGCGCCGGACCCGGCCCACGCTCGATCCCGTTCCGCTGGTCCGGCAGCTGAAGCGGCAGCCGATCACGACCTCGTTCCCGTCCGGGCACGCCGCCTCGGCGGCCGCGTTCGCCACCGGTGTCGCCCTGGAGTCGCCCGCCTGGGGCCTGGCGGTGGCGCCGATCGCCTGGTCGGTGGCGCTGTCGCGGGTGTACACCGGCGTGCACTTCCCCAGCGATGTGCTGGCGGGCGCGGCGCTGGGCGCGGGCGCCGCCTTCGCCGTACGGGGCATGGTGCCCACGCGTGTCCGGCAGGTCCCGCCGGCCAGGCCCCGTACGGATGTCCCGGCGCTGACCGAGGGGGACGGCCTGATCGTGGTGGCGAACAGGGCGGCGGGCACCTCCGACCGGGTGCACGCCCTGCTGGACCTGCTGCCGCGCGCCGAGCTCGTCGAGTGCGAACCGGCGGACATCGCAGCCGAGTTGGACAAGGCTGCGGGCCGCGCCCAGGTGCTCGGGGTGTGCGGCGGCGACGGCACGGTGAACGCGGCGGCCGAGGTGGCGCTGCGGCACGACCTCCCGCTGGCCGTGCTGCCCGGCGGCACGCTGAACCACTTCGCCCTCGACCTGGGTGTGGAGAGCGAACGCGACGTCGGCCGGGCCGTCCAGCGCGGCGAGGCGGTGCGCGTGGACGTGGGCCGCTTCAGGTGCGGTGCGCAGGAGGGGCTGTTCCTCAACACGTGCAGTCTCGGCGTGTATCCGGAGCTGGTGCGCGAGCGCGACCGCTTCGCGCCCCGGATCGGCGACTGGCCGGCCGGGGTGGTGGCGGCGCTGCGCGTGCTGCGCCGGGACCGCCATCCGCTCCAGGCCGAAGTGGCGGGCAGCTCGCACCCGTTGTGGCTGCTGTTCGCCGGGAACGGCACCTACCACCGGCTGGGCCTGGCGCCCGCGCGCCGGCTGAACCTCGCGGACGGGGTGCTCGACGTAAGGGTCGTGCACGGCGGCCGGCGGCCCGCGCTGCGCCTGCTCGCCGCGGCCGTCGCGGGCCCCCTGACCCGCTCCCCCGCGCACGCGGCGGTCCAGGTCGGCCGCCTGCGGCTGACGGGCGTCACTCCGGGGGCGCTGCTCGCCTACGACGGTGAAGTCACCGAGGTGGGCGGTGAGGTGACGCTGGAGAAGCTGCCGGAGGCGCTGACGGTCTACCGTCCGCTGATCGGTTCCTGA
- a CDS encoding methyltransferase domain-containing protein: protein MSKAQPDAHSKARETAVYTHGHHESVLRSHTWRTAANSAAYLLDSLKPHMRILDVGCGPGTITADLAALVPDGRVTGVDRAPGILEQARATAAGRGVPNVDFAVADVHGLDFPDETFCVVHAHQVLQHVGDPVGALREMARVTRPGGLIAVRDSDYGAMSWYPPSRGMDDWLELYRRVARANGGEPDAGRRLKSWALQAGLTDVTATSSTWTFSTEEERDWWSGLWADRTLASAYAERATEGGHATAEELRAVSEAWREWGRRGDGWFSVLHGEILCRKEA from the coding sequence ATGTCGAAGGCACAGCCGGACGCACACTCCAAGGCGCGGGAGACCGCCGTCTACACGCACGGGCACCACGAGTCCGTGCTGCGTTCGCACACCTGGCGCACCGCGGCCAACTCGGCGGCCTACCTGCTCGACTCGCTGAAGCCGCACATGCGGATCCTGGACGTCGGCTGCGGCCCGGGCACGATCACCGCGGACCTGGCCGCCCTGGTCCCGGACGGCCGTGTCACGGGCGTCGACCGGGCGCCGGGGATCCTGGAGCAGGCCCGGGCCACGGCAGCCGGGCGGGGTGTGCCGAACGTCGATTTCGCGGTGGCGGACGTGCACGGCCTGGACTTCCCGGACGAGACGTTCTGCGTGGTCCACGCCCACCAGGTGCTGCAGCACGTCGGCGATCCGGTGGGCGCGCTGCGCGAGATGGCGCGGGTCACCAGGCCGGGTGGTCTCATCGCGGTCCGCGACTCCGACTACGGGGCCATGTCCTGGTATCCGCCGTCCCGCGGCATGGACGACTGGCTGGAGCTGTACCGCCGGGTCGCGCGCGCCAACGGCGGTGAGCCGGACGCCGGACGCCGGCTGAAGTCCTGGGCGCTGCAAGCGGGGCTCACCGACGTCACGGCGACGTCGAGCACCTGGACCTTCTCGACCGAGGAGGAGCGGGACTGGTGGAGCGGGCTGTGGGCGGACCGCACGCTGGCCTCGGCGTATGCCGAGCGTGCCACGGAGGGCGGGCACGCGACCGCCGAGGAGCTGCGGGCGGTCTCGGAGGCATGGCGGGAGTGGGGGCGGCGCGGCGACGGCTGGTTCAGCGTGCTGCACGGGGAGATTCTGTGCCGGAAAGAAGCCTGA
- a CDS encoding hydrophobic protein, translated as MIPILLVLLLALILFGAGFALKALWWIAIVVLVVWLLGFVMRGTTTAGGRGRWYRW; from the coding sequence ATGATTCCTATTCTGCTCGTGCTGCTGCTGGCGCTGATTCTGTTCGGTGCCGGATTCGCGTTGAAGGCCCTTTGGTGGATCGCGATCGTGGTTCTCGTCGTATGGCTTCTGGGATTCGTGATGCGTGGCACGACCACGGCAGGGGGCAGGGGACGCTGGTATCGATGGTGA
- a CDS encoding gas vesicle protein K, with protein MTSPRNRLDLDPDTVERDLVKLVLTVVELLRQLMERQALRRFDTGELDEEQEERIGLTLMLLEDRMAELRERYGLRPEDLNLDLGPLGPLLPRE; from the coding sequence ATGACGTCACCGCGCAACCGGCTGGACCTCGACCCCGACACGGTCGAACGCGACCTCGTGAAACTCGTCCTGACGGTCGTCGAGTTGCTCCGCCAGCTCATGGAACGCCAGGCGCTGCGCCGCTTCGACACGGGCGAGCTGGACGAGGAGCAGGAGGAGCGGATCGGGCTGACGCTGATGCTGCTGGAGGACCGGATGGCCGAACTCCGGGAGCGGTACGGGCTGCGGCCCGAGGACCTGAATCTGGACCTCGGGCCGCTCGGACCGCTGCTTCCCAGGGAGTGA
- a CDS encoding gas vesicle protein, with amino-acid sequence MTVVERREVALVDLLDRLLAGGVVVTGDITLRIADVDLVRIDLNALISSVNEQVPSPWGELT; translated from the coding sequence GTGACCGTCGTCGAACGCCGTGAGGTCGCGCTCGTGGACCTGCTCGACCGGCTGCTCGCCGGGGGCGTCGTCGTCACCGGCGACATCACCCTGCGCATCGCCGACGTCGACCTCGTGCGCATCGACCTGAACGCGCTGATCAGCTCCGTCAACGAGCAGGTCCCGTCGCCCTGGGGAGAGTTGACATGA
- a CDS encoding GvpL/GvpF family gas vesicle protein, whose amino-acid sequence MTALRYVYAVCRPFRSALQAQLTGVAGAPPKQLTHHGLVAVVSTVPESDFAEAPLRAHLEDLDWLTVTARAHQQVIDALTAVTTPLPLRLGTVFRDDSGVRTMMEAREQDFLRVLDRLEGRVEWGVKVYVEREPTEAAEPTAPGPPEHAAGSGRDYLRRRRMQTRAHEDVWQRATEFAGRLHETLSAFGEEARLHAPQNATLSGASGQNVLNAAYLVPRSDSEEFVELVDREKDDAPGIRVELTGPWAAYSFTGEFAEESEVDR is encoded by the coding sequence ATGACCGCTCTGCGTTACGTCTACGCCGTGTGCCGCCCCTTTCGCTCCGCCCTCCAGGCGCAGCTGACAGGGGTCGCCGGGGCGCCGCCCAAGCAGCTCACCCACCACGGCCTGGTCGCCGTCGTCAGCACGGTGCCCGAGTCGGACTTCGCCGAGGCGCCGCTGCGCGCCCACCTGGAGGACCTGGACTGGCTCACCGTCACGGCCCGCGCCCATCAGCAGGTCATCGACGCGCTCACCGCCGTCACCACGCCGTTGCCGCTGCGGCTCGGCACCGTCTTCCGGGACGACAGCGGCGTACGGACCATGATGGAGGCGCGCGAGCAGGACTTCCTGCGCGTCCTGGACCGGCTGGAGGGCCGGGTGGAGTGGGGCGTCAAGGTGTACGTGGAGAGAGAGCCCACGGAAGCCGCCGAGCCCACCGCGCCCGGCCCGCCCGAGCACGCGGCGGGGTCGGGCCGTGACTATCTGCGCCGGCGCCGAATGCAGACGCGCGCCCACGAGGACGTGTGGCAGCGGGCCACCGAATTCGCCGGGCGGCTGCACGAAACGCTTTCCGCTTTCGGTGAGGAGGCCCGGCTGCACGCCCCGCAGAACGCCACGCTTTCGGGCGCGTCCGGGCAGAACGTGCTCAATGCCGCCTATCTGGTGCCGCGCTCGGATTCCGAGGAATTCGTGGAACTGGTGGACCGGGAGAAGGACGACGCCCCCGGAATCCGGGTCGAACTGACCGGGCCGTGGGCGGCGTATTCCTTCACGGGTGAGTTCGCCGAGGAGTCGGAGGTGGACCGGTGA
- a CDS encoding gas vesicle protein, which translates to MTMSSRLPEPYSQGSGANLADILERVLDKGIVIAGDIRINLLDIELLTIKLRLIVASVDKAKEMGIDWWEDDPALSSRARRNELARENAELRERLERLEQLEPARESARAQEEAP; encoded by the coding sequence ATGACCATGTCCAGCAGGCTGCCCGAGCCCTACAGCCAGGGCAGCGGAGCCAACCTCGCGGACATCCTGGAACGGGTGCTCGACAAGGGCATCGTGATCGCGGGCGACATCCGGATCAACCTGCTCGACATCGAGCTCCTGACCATCAAGCTCCGCCTCATCGTGGCCTCCGTCGACAAGGCGAAGGAGATGGGCATCGACTGGTGGGAGGACGACCCCGCGTTGTCCTCCCGCGCCCGCCGCAACGAACTGGCCAGGGAGAACGCCGAGTTGCGTGAGCGACTGGAGCGGCTCGAGCAGCTGGAGCCGGCCAGGGAGAGCGCCCGCGCGCAGGAGGAGGCCCCATGA
- a CDS encoding SRPBCC family protein, which translates to MTETLGSAGSAAGGAAKPLSGLANSEAADRLKSELQDYLAAQVTRLLTGAGRKLGETTGKLNDIADGSSPGFAQLALDGGRKLAEGKGPLRSALELGATRAKDNVVNAFKNLGGGGKGKKKGGAGKKPTVIIEHIDVGVPLRTAYDQWTQYQDFSTFAKGVKSANRADDTTSDWQLKVFWSNRSWKAHTTEQLPDDRIAWTSEGGKGTTKGVVSFHKLTDGLTRVLLVIEYYPKGLFEKTGNIWRAQGRRARLDLKNYVRFITLKGEAEDGWRGEIRDGEVVRTHEDAVAEEDEEEYQENEDGDGEGAENREDGEDAEDAEYSDDEPEDEYEEDEEAEDAEGEEEPEDAYEDEPEYEDEADAEYEDEDEYAGSGSRR; encoded by the coding sequence ATGACCGAGACACTCGGATCCGCGGGCTCCGCGGCCGGCGGCGCGGCGAAGCCCCTGTCCGGCCTGGCCAACAGTGAGGCGGCCGACCGGCTGAAGTCCGAACTCCAGGACTATCTCGCCGCGCAGGTCACGCGTCTGCTGACCGGCGCGGGCCGCAAGCTCGGCGAGACCACCGGCAAACTGAACGACATCGCCGACGGCAGCAGCCCCGGCTTCGCACAACTCGCCCTCGACGGCGGGCGCAAGCTCGCCGAGGGCAAGGGGCCGCTGCGCAGCGCGCTGGAACTCGGCGCAACCCGCGCGAAGGACAACGTCGTGAACGCGTTCAAGAACCTCGGCGGGGGCGGCAAGGGCAAGAAGAAGGGCGGGGCGGGCAAGAAGCCCACGGTCATCATCGAGCACATCGACGTGGGCGTGCCGCTGCGCACCGCCTACGACCAGTGGACCCAGTACCAGGACTTCAGCACCTTCGCGAAGGGCGTGAAGAGCGCGAACCGCGCCGACGACACGACCTCGGACTGGCAGCTGAAGGTGTTCTGGTCCAACCGCAGCTGGAAGGCGCACACCACCGAGCAGCTGCCGGACGACCGGATCGCCTGGACTTCGGAGGGTGGCAAGGGCACCACGAAGGGTGTCGTCTCCTTCCACAAGCTCACCGACGGCCTGACCCGCGTCCTGCTGGTGATCGAGTACTACCCCAAGGGCCTGTTCGAGAAGACCGGCAACATCTGGCGCGCCCAGGGCCGCCGGGCCCGGCTCGACCTCAAGAACTACGTCCGCTTCATCACCCTCAAGGGAGAGGCCGAGGACGGCTGGCGCGGCGAGATCCGCGACGGCGAGGTCGTGCGCACCCATGAGGACGCGGTCGCGGAGGAGGACGAGGAGGAGTACCAAGAGAACGAGGACGGGGACGGCGAGGGCGCCGAGAACCGCGAGGACGGTGAGGACGCCGAGGACGCCGAGTACTCCGACGACGAGCCGGAGGACGAGTACGAGGAGGATGAGGAGGCCGAGGACGCCGAGGGCGAGGAGGAGCCCGAGGACGCGTACGAGGACGAGCCCGAGTACGAGGACGAAGCAGACGCCGAGTACGAGGACGAGGACGAGTACGCAGGCAGTGGGAGCCGGCGATGA
- a CDS encoding DNA primase — protein MNRVGLGLAVGAGYVLGRTKKMKLAFALGTLVAGKRLNLTPQGIMDLVSGQLKNNPQFKEIGDQLREDLRGVGQAASGAMVERQLDAFADRLHGRTAEVREQLTGAVPTPDLGAKDEDGEDRDDEPEESAQDSTDDEERERPARKATAKKPAAKKTATKAAKKAPAKQSAPKKKTAAKRTGGAARSAARQTAGARRSKGGDGS, from the coding sequence ATGAACCGAGTGGGACTTGGCCTCGCGGTAGGGGCCGGATACGTCCTCGGACGTACGAAGAAGATGAAACTGGCGTTCGCGCTGGGCACGTTGGTGGCCGGCAAGCGGCTGAACCTGACCCCGCAGGGGATCATGGACCTGGTCTCCGGGCAGCTGAAGAACAACCCCCAGTTCAAGGAGATCGGGGACCAGCTGCGCGAGGATCTGCGCGGCGTCGGCCAGGCCGCCTCGGGCGCCATGGTCGAGCGGCAGCTCGACGCGTTCGCCGACCGGCTGCACGGCCGTACCGCCGAGGTGCGTGAGCAGCTGACGGGCGCGGTGCCGACGCCGGATCTCGGTGCGAAGGACGAGGACGGCGAGGACCGCGACGACGAGCCGGAGGAGTCCGCGCAGGACTCCACGGACGACGAAGAGCGTGAGCGGCCGGCCCGCAAGGCCACGGCCAAGAAGCCCGCGGCGAAGAAGACCGCGACGAAGGCGGCCAAGAAGGCCCCCGCGAAGCAGTCGGCGCCGAAGAAGAAGACGGCGGCGAAGCGGACCGGCGGCGCCGCCAGGTCGGCGGCCCGGCAGACGGCCGGGGCACGCCGTTCGAAGGGTGGTGACGGGTCATGA
- a CDS encoding gas vesicle protein GvpG, with protein sequence MGLIGEVFLLPFAPVRGSGWVIRQVLSEAERIYYDPSAVRAELARLEERLTAGEIDEEEFDRLEDELLDRLEIGLRAGYGNSDGTA encoded by the coding sequence ATGGGACTGATCGGAGAGGTATTCCTGCTGCCGTTCGCCCCGGTGCGCGGCAGCGGATGGGTGATCAGGCAGGTGCTGAGCGAAGCGGAACGCATCTACTACGACCCCAGTGCCGTGCGCGCCGAACTGGCACGGCTGGAGGAGCGGTTGACCGCGGGCGAGATCGACGAGGAGGAGTTCGACCGCCTGGAGGACGAACTTCTCGACCGGCTGGAGATCGGCCTGCGCGCAGGCTACGGGAACAGTGACGGGACGGCATGA